From Draconibacterium halophilum, one genomic window encodes:
- a CDS encoding gamma-glutamylcyclotransferase family protein, translating to MINVFVYGSLLFPEIADGLCGQTVKSEVATLKGFARVAIKGADYPAIIPMKNSEVKGKVLLHLNEKAIGLLAFYEGNEYKIVPVEVETDSLIINAIAFVWKAGYEFLEDFDWNKAQFKSESLEFYRDEIIPATVKEYYNQ from the coding sequence ATGATTAATGTATTTGTATATGGGTCGCTGTTATTTCCTGAAATTGCCGATGGATTATGCGGGCAAACAGTAAAGTCTGAAGTTGCAACTTTAAAAGGGTTTGCACGCGTTGCTATAAAAGGTGCAGATTATCCTGCAATAATCCCAATGAAAAACTCGGAGGTAAAAGGAAAAGTATTATTGCATCTAAATGAAAAAGCGATTGGTCTGCTGGCTTTTTACGAGGGCAACGAATATAAAATCGTGCCGGTTGAAGTTGAAACCGACTCATTGATTATAAATGCAATTGCCTTTGTATGGAAAGCCGGGTACGAATTTCTTGAAGACTTTGATTGGAACAAAGCACAATTTAAATCGGAATCGCTGGAGTTTTATCGTGATGAAATTATTCCTGCAACAGTGAAAGAATACTATAACCAATAA
- the secDF gene encoding protein translocase subunit SecDF translates to MQNKGAILTFAILLAAVCFYQLSFTWVSNQVKDDAIEYAQGDEMKEFQYLDSMKSEVVYNFLGLKKYTYKDVQELELNLGLDLKGGMNVTLQVEVQDIIRAMSNYSDDETFNAALALAQKNQQNSTKDFVTLFGEAFEEIDPNARLAAVFNTLELREQVNFNTSNAEVLKIIDEQTSAAIDNAFNIIRTRIDRFGVAQPNIQQLQNKSRILVELPGVKDQNRVRNLLQGTANLEFWETYENQEVYQYMLQANERIKEMEVLDSEKSVEETAVDTTEAETTADDAEENSLLSELEAGAADDTTATPDNLAAFKEQFPLFALLNPSTDQSGQLYPGPVVGMANAKDTSQINTYLHNPQIRSLFPRDMRFVWTAKAADEAGTFYRLIALKVTTRDGKAPLDGGVITDARQDYDQFGTNPEVAMQMNAEGSKVWQRMTKENVGKSIAIVLDGYVRSFPTVNGEIPGGRSSISGLESIEEAQDLANVLKSGKMPAPARIIQEDIVGPSLGQKAINSGLISFVIAFALVLVYMLFFYSKNAGLAANIALIANMFFIFGILASLGAVLTLPGIAGIVLTIGMSVDANVLIYERVQEEMRAGKGVKLAITDGYKNAYSAIIDGQVTTLLTGIVLYMFGSGPIKGFATTLIIGILTSLFSAIFLTRLIFEWQLKKGGRILFTSSATENWLRKTKIKFLEKRKMFYIISSVFILISIGSFLVRGLDYGIDFKGGRSYIVAFQEDVEVGEVRAALADVFGSAPEVKTTGDNIKITTDYKIEDRSENIDNEVEGLLMQGLQDADLIDKSVTLEEFTLDYQQSSQKVGPTISDDIRKDAAIAIGFSLIIIFLYILVRFRDWQYGLGAVAALAHDSLIVLGIFSLFSGVLPFALEIDQAFIAAILTVLGYSINDTVVVFDRIREYLGLHPKRDRVENVDAALNSTLRRTFSTSLSTFVVLLAIFLFGGATIRGFTFALLVGVLVGTYSSLFIATPIAHDTRSRLAKVVSKRKK, encoded by the coding sequence ATGCAAAACAAAGGTGCAATTTTAACATTTGCAATTCTGTTGGCAGCGGTATGTTTTTACCAACTATCGTTTACCTGGGTATCCAATCAGGTAAAAGACGATGCCATTGAATATGCACAAGGTGATGAAATGAAAGAGTTTCAATACCTCGATTCAATGAAGAGTGAAGTGGTTTACAACTTCCTTGGACTGAAAAAGTATACTTACAAAGATGTTCAGGAACTGGAATTAAACCTGGGACTTGACCTTAAAGGAGGTATGAACGTAACGCTGCAAGTTGAAGTACAGGATATCATCCGTGCAATGTCGAATTACAGCGACGATGAAACATTTAACGCTGCGTTGGCACTGGCACAGAAAAACCAGCAAAACAGTACAAAAGACTTTGTAACGCTGTTTGGCGAGGCTTTTGAAGAAATCGATCCGAATGCACGTTTGGCTGCTGTTTTCAATACTCTGGAACTTCGCGAACAGGTTAATTTCAACACAAGCAATGCCGAGGTATTAAAAATTATCGATGAGCAAACTTCTGCAGCAATCGACAATGCTTTTAATATCATCCGTACGCGTATCGACCGTTTTGGTGTAGCACAGCCTAATATTCAGCAACTGCAAAACAAAAGTAGAATTTTGGTGGAGTTACCTGGTGTTAAAGATCAGAACCGTGTGCGTAACCTGTTGCAGGGAACCGCAAACCTTGAGTTTTGGGAAACTTACGAGAACCAGGAAGTGTATCAATATATGCTTCAGGCCAACGAGCGAATTAAAGAAATGGAAGTGCTTGATTCAGAAAAAAGTGTTGAAGAAACTGCTGTTGATACAACAGAAGCGGAAACAACGGCTGATGATGCAGAAGAAAATTCTTTGCTTTCGGAGTTGGAAGCAGGTGCTGCCGACGATACCACTGCAACACCTGATAATTTAGCTGCTTTTAAAGAGCAGTTTCCATTGTTTGCCCTTTTGAACCCAAGTACCGATCAATCCGGTCAGCTTTATCCCGGTCCTGTTGTAGGTATGGCAAACGCTAAAGACACGTCACAGATTAATACTTACCTGCATAATCCACAGATCAGAAGTTTGTTCCCTCGCGACATGAGATTCGTTTGGACAGCAAAAGCGGCTGATGAAGCAGGTACTTTTTACCGTTTAATTGCACTAAAAGTTACTACCCGCGACGGAAAAGCACCCCTTGATGGAGGTGTAATTACCGATGCTCGTCAGGATTACGACCAGTTTGGAACAAATCCTGAAGTAGCTATGCAAATGAATGCTGAAGGATCAAAGGTTTGGCAACGTATGACGAAAGAAAACGTTGGTAAATCGATCGCTATCGTTTTAGATGGTTACGTTCGTTCGTTCCCAACGGTAAATGGAGAGATCCCTGGTGGACGCTCAAGCATTTCAGGTTTGGAAAGTATTGAAGAGGCGCAAGACCTTGCAAACGTATTGAAGTCGGGAAAAATGCCGGCTCCTGCACGTATCATTCAGGAAGATATTGTTGGTCCTTCGCTGGGGCAGAAAGCGATTAACAGCGGTTTAATTTCATTTGTAATCGCTTTTGCGCTGGTACTGGTTTACATGTTGTTCTTCTACAGTAAAAATGCAGGTTTAGCTGCAAACATTGCACTAATCGCTAACATGTTCTTCATCTTCGGTATTCTTGCTTCGCTTGGTGCTGTACTTACATTGCCAGGTATCGCGGGTATTGTGCTTACCATTGGTATGTCGGTTGATGCCAACGTGCTGATTTACGAACGTGTTCAGGAAGAAATGCGCGCCGGTAAAGGTGTAAAGTTAGCCATTACCGATGGTTATAAAAACGCTTACTCAGCAATTATCGACGGTCAGGTAACAACATTGTTAACCGGTATCGTTCTATACATGTTTGGTTCTGGCCCGATTAAAGGTTTTGCTACAACTTTAATCATTGGTATTCTTACCTCTCTGTTCTCGGCAATTTTCTTAACCCGTTTGATTTTCGAATGGCAACTGAAAAAAGGTGGTCGTATTTTATTTACCTCTTCAGCAACAGAAAATTGGCTGCGTAAAACCAAAATTAAATTCCTCGAGAAAAGAAAAATGTTCTACATCATTTCAAGTGTATTCATTTTGATTTCTATCGGCTCTTTCCTTGTTCGTGGATTGGATTACGGTATCGACTTTAAAGGTGGTCGTTCGTACATTGTTGCATTCCAGGAAGATGTTGAAGTAGGCGAAGTACGTGCGGCACTTGCCGATGTTTTTGGTTCAGCACCAGAGGTAAAAACTACAGGTGATAACATTAAAATTACCACCGACTATAAAATTGAAGACCGCAGTGAAAATATTGATAACGAAGTAGAAGGTTTATTGATGCAAGGTTTGCAGGATGCCGACCTGATCGATAAATCGGTAACATTAGAAGAGTTTACACTGGACTATCAACAGAGTTCACAAAAAGTAGGTCCTACCATTTCAGATGATATTCGAAAGGATGCAGCTATTGCAATTGGCTTCTCGCTGATTATTATCTTCCTTTATATTCTGGTTCGTTTCCGCGACTGGCAATATGGTTTGGGAGCGGTTGCTGCACTAGCGCACGACTCCTTGATTGTGCTGGGAATCTTTTCATTGTTTTCAGGAGTGTTGCCATTTGCATTGGAAATCGACCAGGCGTTTATTGCAGCCATTCTAACGGTGCTGGGTTACTCCATTAACGATACGGTGGTTGTATTCGACCGCATCAGGGAATACCTGGGCTTGCACCCAAAACGCGATCGTGTAGAAAATGTTGATGCTGCATTGAACAGCACGCTTCGTCGTACATTTAGTACTTCGTTGTCAACTTTCGTGGTATTGCTGGCCATCTTCTTATTCGGAGGAGCTACCATTCGCGGATTTACGTTTGCATTGTTAGTGGGTGTACTTGTTGGTACTTACTCATCGCTTTTTATTGCAACACCAATTGCACACGACACGCGCAGTCGTTTAGCTAAAGTGGTTTCAAAACGTAAGAAATAG
- a CDS encoding Sec-independent protein translocase subunit TatA/TatB, which produces MQYLLFISGGEIVLVMLLALLFFGSKAIPDIAKTMGKGMREFKKATNEIKRELDNHTSDIKKDIDEVSSTVKKETTDIQKDITDKLKD; this is translated from the coding sequence ATGCAGTATTTGTTATTTATAAGTGGTGGCGAGATAGTATTGGTGATGCTATTGGCATTGTTGTTTTTCGGATCGAAAGCGATCCCGGATATTGCCAAAACAATGGGGAAGGGAATGCGAGAGTTTAAAAAGGCCACAAACGAAATAAAACGCGAACTCGATAACCATACTTCTGACATTAAAAAGGATATCGACGAGGTTTCTTCAACGGTTAAAAAGGAAACCACAGATATTCAAAAAGATATTACTGATAAGCTGAAGGATTAA
- a CDS encoding calcium/sodium antiporter: MILLSILALLACFILLARVVDLFFISSLDKISKDLRLSSDAAGATLMAVGSSAPELFVALFAVIKPGDHQAIGIGSIVGSAIFNLLVIVGASALVRKATLTKSPVIRDLVFYSLSVALLVLFIWDGKLELWETAVFLGVYVLYVIVVVYWRKWFTYKDKLSDEVEETECNPKGFLGLFDHVLCFIFPKPKRYYLVFFVSILLIAALSWALVELAVVISHELNIPEAIIALTVLAIGTSIPDLFSSLIVARQGRGEMAVSNAIGSNIFDILVGLGFPFILVMLISGGTIEAGGNLLSSALILSGSVLLLIVLLLLQRWKVGKLTGVILLLAYLVYVVFEILRM, translated from the coding sequence ATGATTCTACTCTCCATATTGGCATTGCTGGCTTGCTTTATATTGCTTGCCCGCGTTGTGGATTTATTTTTTATTTCCTCGCTTGATAAAATTTCGAAAGACCTGCGTTTGTCGAGCGATGCTGCCGGTGCCACATTGATGGCAGTAGGGTCGAGTGCTCCGGAATTGTTCGTTGCCCTGTTTGCCGTTATAAAACCCGGCGATCACCAGGCGATTGGTATCGGAAGTATTGTTGGTAGCGCTATATTTAACCTCTTGGTAATTGTTGGCGCATCGGCACTGGTTCGAAAAGCCACGCTTACAAAAAGTCCGGTTATCCGCGATCTTGTCTTTTATTCACTTTCGGTTGCCCTTCTGGTATTATTTATATGGGATGGCAAACTGGAACTTTGGGAGACAGCTGTTTTTCTTGGGGTTTACGTGTTGTATGTAATTGTGGTCGTTTATTGGCGAAAATGGTTTACATACAAAGATAAACTTAGCGATGAAGTGGAAGAAACCGAATGTAATCCAAAGGGTTTTCTGGGACTTTTCGATCATGTACTTTGTTTCATTTTTCCAAAGCCAAAACGTTATTACCTCGTATTTTTTGTGTCGATTTTGCTAATTGCTGCATTAAGTTGGGCATTGGTTGAATTGGCCGTAGTAATATCACACGAATTAAATATTCCGGAAGCCATTATTGCACTTACCGTTCTGGCAATAGGAACCTCAATCCCCGATTTGTTTTCGTCGCTTATTGTGGCACGCCAGGGGCGGGGAGAAATGGCGGTTAGCAACGCCATTGGTTCGAATATTTTTGATATTTTGGTTGGACTGGGATTCCCTTTTATACTTGTAATGCTTATTTCCGGAGGTACTATTGAAGCTGGTGGCAATTTGCTAAGCTCAGCGCTTATTTTATCAGGATCGGTATTGTTGCTGATCGTGCTTTTACTCCTTCAGCGCTGGAAAGTGGGAAAATTAACCGGAGTAATACTGTTGCTGGCTTACCTGGTTTATGTGGTATTTGAAATACTAAGGATGTAA
- a CDS encoding ABC transporter ATP-binding protein has protein sequence MIRAANITKSFGALEVLKGIDLDIPKGKVYSIVGASGAGKTTLLQILGTLSKPDSGELFFNDSKISDLSEKKLADFRNRQIGFVFQFHHLLPEFTALENVCIPAFIAKTPKAKAEARAKELIDYLGLADRMSHKPSELSGGEKQRVAMARALINSPSVVMADEPSGNLDSANRNELHDLLFKLRNDMGQTFIIVTHDDNFAEQSDRIIHIKDGIIE, from the coding sequence TTGATAAGAGCTGCTAATATAACGAAATCGTTTGGAGCACTTGAGGTGTTAAAGGGAATCGATTTGGATATTCCAAAAGGAAAAGTTTATTCCATTGTAGGAGCCAGTGGTGCAGGGAAGACTACTTTACTTCAAATTTTGGGAACGTTAAGTAAGCCCGACAGTGGGGAACTCTTCTTCAACGATTCGAAAATTTCTGATCTGAGTGAAAAGAAGCTGGCCGATTTTCGTAACCGCCAAATTGGGTTTGTGTTTCAATTTCATCATTTGTTACCTGAGTTTACAGCGCTGGAGAATGTTTGTATTCCGGCATTTATTGCCAAAACACCTAAAGCAAAAGCAGAGGCACGCGCAAAAGAGTTGATCGATTATTTGGGGCTGGCCGATCGCATGAGCCATAAACCATCGGAATTATCGGGTGGTGAAAAACAACGTGTGGCAATGGCACGTGCACTAATTAACAGCCCGTCGGTAGTAATGGCCGACGAACCTTCCGGAAACCTGGACTCTGCCAATCGCAATGAATTGCACGACCTGCTTTTCAAATTGCGCAACGATATGGGACAGACGTTTATTATTGTTACCCACGATGATAATTTTGCCGAACAATCCGACCGGATCATCCACATAAAGGACGGAATTATAGAGTAG
- a CDS encoding TIGR02757 family protein, with translation MPISISNQDLEDFLNEKVEKYNQPEFIETDPIQVPKQFIKKENIEIAGFLAATIAWGNRAAIIKNALRLMAMLDNQPHDFVLNASEEELNRLQKFVHRTFNGNDCIYFIRSLRNIYKNREGLQTVFENGYQTEESVKSALAHFYSVFFETKGERTRKHISNVNKGASAKRLNMYLRWMCRSDKSGVDFGLWNGIPQRALMLPLDLHTGNVGRKLGLLQRRSNDWKAVEEITAFLREFDPNDPIKYDFALFGLGVFEKF, from the coding sequence ATGCCGATATCCATTTCAAATCAGGACTTAGAAGATTTCCTTAACGAAAAAGTTGAAAAATACAATCAACCTGAATTTATTGAAACCGATCCGATTCAGGTACCCAAACAATTTATAAAAAAAGAGAACATTGAGATTGCCGGTTTTTTGGCTGCAACAATTGCCTGGGGAAACCGCGCAGCCATAATAAAAAATGCTTTGCGTTTAATGGCTATGCTCGATAATCAGCCTCACGATTTTGTGCTAAATGCCTCGGAAGAAGAACTTAATCGGCTGCAAAAATTTGTTCACCGCACGTTTAATGGCAACGATTGTATTTATTTTATCCGTTCGCTACGAAATATCTATAAAAATCGCGAGGGCTTGCAAACGGTTTTTGAAAACGGATATCAAACAGAAGAATCTGTAAAATCAGCTTTAGCACATTTTTATTCGGTGTTTTTCGAAACAAAAGGAGAACGAACACGCAAACATATTTCAAACGTAAACAAGGGAGCTTCTGCTAAACGCCTGAATATGTATCTGAGATGGATGTGCCGTAGCGATAAATCGGGAGTGGATTTTGGCTTGTGGAACGGAATCCCTCAACGGGCACTAATGTTACCACTTGATTTACACACCGGCAATGTTGGCCGAAAACTGGGGCTATTGCAACGCCGCTCTAACGACTGGAAAGCGGTGGAAGAAATAACCGCTTTTTTACGCGAATTCGATCCGAATGACCCGATAAAATACGATTTTGCACTGTTTGGATTGGGTGTTTTTGAAAAATTCTGA
- a CDS encoding tRNA1(Val) (adenine(37)-N6)-methyltransferase, whose product MGRNNYFQFKQFRIEQERSAMKVGIDGILLGAWANVCHCKQILDIGTGTGLIALMLAQRSQADITAIEIEKNAAEEAAKNVAASVWKERVKVQHISLQKFASETTQQFDLIVSNPPYFQNSLKAGNENRSLARHTDSLSHKTLLYSTSKLLSEEGRCAFVFPETVLKDIEHLAKLNHLYLTRITMVSPNENKPTNRILVEMIKKECSTATDRLQIYNNDGSWNDKFKKLTCDYYLNF is encoded by the coding sequence ATGGGCAGAAACAACTATTTTCAATTCAAGCAATTTCGGATCGAACAGGAACGATCGGCCATGAAAGTTGGCATTGACGGTATTTTGCTGGGTGCCTGGGCAAACGTTTGCCACTGTAAGCAGATTCTGGATATCGGGACAGGAACAGGTTTGATTGCTTTAATGCTGGCACAGCGCTCGCAGGCAGATATTACTGCCATCGAAATTGAAAAAAATGCTGCGGAAGAAGCTGCTAAAAATGTGGCTGCATCGGTCTGGAAAGAGAGGGTAAAAGTTCAGCATATTTCTTTACAGAAATTTGCATCAGAAACTACTCAACAGTTCGATTTGATAGTATCCAATCCTCCTTACTTTCAGAATTCGTTAAAAGCCGGAAATGAAAATCGGTCGTTGGCGCGGCATACTGATAGTTTATCGCATAAAACTCTGCTGTATAGTACCTCTAAGTTATTATCGGAAGAAGGCCGATGTGCGTTTGTTTTCCCTGAAACAGTATTAAAAGATATAGAACACCTGGCAAAGCTTAATCATCTCTATCTAACCCGAATTACGATGGTAAGTCCTAATGAGAATAAACCGACCAACCGGATTTTAGTAGAAATGATTAAAAAAGAATGTTCCACAGCAACCGACAGGCTGCAGATTTATAACAACGACGGATCGTGGAACGATAAATTTAAAAAGTTGACCTGCGATTATTACCTAAACTTCTAA
- a CDS encoding flavodoxin domain-containing protein: MKTLITYCTTHGCTEKTATELKQFLGGEVLLVNLKKEAAPNLSSFDRVIIGGSIHAGQIQKKVKDYCTENIDILKNKELGLFICCMEEGEKAEIQLQDAFANDLLQSAKATACLGGEFDFNKMNFFQKMIVKKVAKIEDSVSHINHDAIKRFSKQMNQIFNPFMFFV; this comes from the coding sequence ATGAAAACATTAATCACCTATTGCACCACACATGGTTGTACAGAAAAAACAGCCACCGAACTTAAACAGTTTCTAGGAGGCGAAGTATTACTAGTTAATCTTAAAAAGGAAGCAGCTCCCAATCTTTCTTCTTTTGACCGCGTAATTATTGGCGGCTCCATTCATGCCGGCCAGATTCAGAAAAAAGTAAAGGATTATTGCACTGAGAATATTGACATTCTGAAAAACAAAGAACTGGGTTTATTTATATGTTGCATGGAGGAAGGCGAAAAAGCAGAAATCCAGTTACAGGATGCTTTCGCAAATGATTTGTTGCAAAGTGCCAAAGCAACAGCATGTCTGGGTGGAGAATTCGATTTTAATAAAATGAATTTCTTTCAGAAAATGATTGTAAAGAAAGTAGCTAAAATTGAAGACAGCGTCTCGCACATTAACCACGATGCTATCAAACGCTTCTCAAAACAAATGAACCAAATTTTTAATCCGTTTATGTTTTTTGTTTAG
- a CDS encoding ferredoxin--NADP reductase, which yields MTIDMKPEVQLDTNYYKVIGIRKLTDHTFVLSLPKSRFEFVAGQHVSLSITGDYQSREYSIYSAEKGENLELLVKEVEGGYFSPKLKHLKVGDMVEVHGPFGKFGLDEKNKDTHQHVFIASGTGIAPFHSMVKSNPDLNYHLIHGVRNAEEAYEQESYNKAHHTLCTSRDKSGDFNGRVTDYLKKTEFDKNTCFYLCGNSDMIFDSMEILSEKGFGRENITVEVYF from the coding sequence ATGACAATTGATATGAAACCAGAAGTACAGCTTGATACAAATTATTATAAGGTTATAGGAATCAGGAAATTAACAGATCACACATTTGTTCTGTCGTTACCTAAAAGTCGTTTCGAATTTGTTGCAGGGCAGCATGTGTCCTTATCTATCACAGGCGATTATCAAAGCCGCGAGTACTCGATTTACAGTGCTGAAAAAGGTGAAAATCTGGAGTTGCTGGTAAAAGAAGTTGAAGGTGGTTATTTTTCACCAAAACTTAAGCATCTGAAAGTGGGCGACATGGTAGAGGTACACGGTCCTTTCGGAAAATTTGGTCTGGATGAGAAAAATAAAGACACGCACCAACATGTTTTTATTGCCAGTGGAACCGGAATTGCACCTTTTCATAGTATGGTAAAAAGTAATCCTGATTTGAATTACCATTTAATTCACGGAGTTCGAAATGCCGAAGAAGCCTACGAGCAGGAAAGTTATAATAAAGCGCATCACACACTTTGTACATCGCGCGATAAAAGTGGCGATTTTAATGGCAGGGTGACTGACTACCTGAAAAAGACAGAATTTGATAAAAACACTTGTTTTTACCTTTGCGGAAACAGTGATATGATCTTCGACTCGATGGAGATTTTAAGCGAGAAAGGATTTGGAAGAGAGAATATTACCGTTGAGGTATATTTTTAA
- the upp gene encoding uracil phosphoribosyltransferase gives MEIRVLGNTHSILDHYLAEIRDTGIQTDPLRFRDNLNRIGEIFAYEISKEMKFEVSNVTTPLGVAKVPKLCSQPVLATILRAGLAMHNGLLRIFDRAENCFISAYRKYTEGGEFEIEFEYMASPSLDDKVVILSDPMLASGKSMEIGYEALFSKGKPAHIHLVAIIASEEGVEYVKNNIEDENVTLWLGAVDPEMTPKSYIVPGLGDAGDLAFGEKIDSK, from the coding sequence ATGGAAATTCGAGTTTTAGGCAATACCCACTCCATTTTAGACCACTATCTGGCAGAAATTCGAGATACAGGAATTCAAACCGATCCACTTCGTTTTCGTGATAACCTCAACCGAATAGGTGAAATTTTTGCCTACGAAATAAGTAAAGAAATGAAGTTTGAAGTTAGCAATGTTACAACACCGCTTGGTGTGGCAAAAGTACCTAAATTGTGCAGTCAGCCGGTGTTAGCAACTATTCTGCGTGCCGGGCTCGCCATGCATAATGGTCTGCTTCGTATATTCGACCGGGCCGAAAACTGTTTTATAAGTGCCTATAGAAAATATACTGAAGGAGGCGAATTTGAAATTGAATTTGAATACATGGCCTCACCTTCGCTTGATGATAAGGTAGTCATACTTTCTGATCCGATGCTGGCCTCCGGGAAATCGATGGAAATTGGCTACGAGGCCTTATTTAGTAAGGGCAAGCCGGCTCACATCCACCTGGTAGCAATTATTGCCAGCGAAGAAGGTGTTGAATATGTGAAAAACAATATAGAAGACGAAAATGTAACTTTATGGCTGGGCGCTGTTGATCCGGAGATGACACCAAAATCATACATTGTTCCGGGATTGGGCGATGCAGGCGATTTGGCATTTGGCGAAAAAATCGACTCAAAATAA
- a CDS encoding GNAT family protein, which translates to MTLQIKKIRIKELENFVNSKEFQNYEVVPISPIRAQSYLANPHAKPEDIVLYLGFIDNKLIAFRSLFADTLNSDGQLIRFGWCSGNWVHKQHRRFGYSEQLLREAYKDWNKKLLFTNYAPNSEKLYLKTGLFQAIHQFEGVRAYLHAKTAKFFPTKINPLTKLLFNVIDFFIGLIVRLITAFYHTKKDYKLSFIETEKPDETCFEFLKSNPVNSVFNRNETELKWIFEHPWISQQNNDESPATRFHPSLTIFITKPYSLSEKIKCSASLFSPFAKGI; encoded by the coding sequence TTGACTCTACAGATAAAAAAAATACGAATAAAGGAGCTTGAGAACTTTGTGAACAGCAAGGAATTTCAGAATTACGAAGTGGTCCCTATTTCACCAATCCGCGCCCAATCGTATCTTGCCAACCCCCATGCAAAGCCCGAAGACATTGTGCTTTATCTTGGTTTTATAGATAACAAGTTGATCGCTTTTCGCAGCCTGTTTGCCGATACCCTTAATTCTGATGGACAATTAATTCGCTTTGGATGGTGTAGCGGGAACTGGGTGCACAAGCAACACCGCCGCTTTGGTTATTCCGAACAACTTTTACGAGAAGCCTACAAAGACTGGAACAAAAAATTGCTGTTTACAAACTATGCTCCAAATTCGGAAAAGCTGTATTTAAAAACCGGGCTGTTTCAAGCTATTCATCAGTTTGAAGGAGTACGCGCATATTTGCATGCAAAAACAGCAAAATTTTTTCCGACAAAAATTAATCCTTTAACCAAGTTGTTATTCAATGTTATTGACTTTTTTATTGGGTTAATTGTTCGTCTGATTACAGCCTTTTACCACACAAAAAAGGATTATAAGCTATCATTCATAGAAACCGAGAAACCAGATGAAACGTGTTTTGAGTTCTTAAAATCCAATCCGGTTAACAGTGTTTTTAACCGGAACGAAACCGAATTGAAATGGATCTTTGAACATCCCTGGATCTCACAACAAAATAATGATGAATCCCCCGCTACCCGTTTTCATCCTTCTCTAACGATTTTTATTACAAAACCATACAGCTTAAGCGAGAAAATAAAATGCTCGGCTTCTTTATTTTCTCCGTTCGCGAAGGGCATTTAA
- a CDS encoding polysaccharide deacetylase family protein codes for MFLTRELLEAKAPPFLPFYHTISNKHLPHILNYPVISEKQFKQELDFYLKYFQPISLEELTKSPKPNSFHLSFDDGLKECAEIAAPILLQKGIPATFFVNSGFVDNKELFHRYKASLIAGEMRTRPDAEVENYLYENEVPLNNILQVPFSKTDVLEHAAELLEIDFQAFLQTHQPYMTTAQIKDLHKKGFSIGGHSHKHPEFWKISEKKQLKHIKKSIKWVTENVNPKIKAFAFPYTDDGVSSKLINKIHENELCAITFGTAGVKYDEIPHHFQRYPAEQIGNFELNVKAEFLYFKLRQTIGKATVKH; via the coding sequence ATGTTTTTAACCCGAGAACTTTTGGAAGCAAAAGCGCCCCCGTTTTTACCATTTTACCACACCATTAGCAACAAGCATTTACCACATATTTTAAACTACCCTGTAATAAGCGAGAAACAATTTAAACAGGAACTCGATTTCTACCTAAAATATTTTCAGCCGATTTCGCTTGAAGAGCTAACAAAATCGCCCAAACCCAACAGTTTTCATTTAAGTTTTGATGACGGGCTGAAAGAATGCGCAGAAATAGCTGCACCCATTCTTTTGCAGAAAGGAATTCCAGCCACTTTTTTTGTGAATAGCGGATTTGTAGACAATAAAGAACTGTTCCATCGGTACAAGGCAAGTTTAATTGCTGGTGAAATGCGCACGCGCCCGGATGCTGAAGTGGAAAATTACCTCTACGAGAATGAAGTACCCCTAAATAATATTTTACAGGTACCTTTCTCGAAAACAGATGTACTGGAACATGCTGCCGAGTTGCTTGAGATCGATTTTCAGGCGTTTCTCCAAACGCATCAACCCTACATGACGACTGCACAAATTAAAGATTTGCATAAAAAGGGTTTCTCCATTGGAGGACACAGTCATAAACATCCTGAGTTTTGGAAAATCTCAGAAAAAAAACAATTAAAACACATCAAAAAAAGTATAAAGTGGGTGACTGAAAATGTGAATCCTAAAATCAAAGCATTTGCATTTCCATACACCGACGATGGTGTTTCCAGTAAATTGATAAATAAAATTCACGAAAACGAATTATGCGCTATTACTTTTGGAACAGCAGGCGTAAAATACGATGAAATACCCCATCATTTTCAACGCTACCCGGCAGAACAAATAGGTAATTTTGAATTGAATGTAAAAGCTGAATTTCTATATTTTAAACTGCGCCAGACAATTGGCAAAGCAACAGTAAAACATTGA